One Hyla sarda isolate aHylSar1 chromosome 11, aHylSar1.hap1, whole genome shotgun sequence genomic window carries:
- the SPINT1 gene encoding kunitz-type protease inhibitor 1: MRLLFAIMAASICLVCSELHGQSCLDNFTKGMPNFVLELNDSVSSGATFLESPSLDRVRDCLSACCRVPACNLALVERDHGQDDIIKSCFLLNCVYKQEFVCEFVRKEGFVNYVTLDVSQKYLHRWEEKEGEDDPPVARVSRDVKTQPNQEVTLSGLESWDKEGITNYEWSLISGDPEVIHEPDAEQPALLKVSNLLSGQYVFELIVTDTASHQSSATVTITVLTQEETQENCHAPKKVGRCRGSFQRWYFNPEVNECEEFVFGGCNPNRNNYVRKEDCRQTCVNSAEHADGHGKGRRLQPVCDGKCLRSQFRCTDGCCIDAALECDDTPDCMDNSDEASCENYDKEFKKLQDLDVANNKARCVELPDTGPCRASFSRWYYDPVEKTCMGFTYGGCMGNRNNFVHQTDCEEFCRGITGSAEVAIAVFLGICILVVVAVIGYCYLKKKKNSRKQQTNVNNTMVPATEDTEHLVYNRTTKPV, from the exons ATGCGCCTCCTCTTCGCCATCATGGCGGCCTCTATATGCCTCGTCTGCTCCGAGCTCCACGGCCAGAGCTGCCTGGACAACTTTACAAAGGGTATGCCCAACTTCGTGCTGGAACTGAACGACTCGGTGAGCAGCGGCGCCACCTTCCTCGAGTCACCCAGCCTGGACCGGGTCAGGGACTGCCTGTCCGCCTGCTGTCGGGTACCGGCGTGTAATTTGGCGCTGGTAGAGCGAGATCATGGGCAGGATGACATCATAAAGTCTTGTTTCCTCCTCAACTGCGTCTACAAGCAGGAGTTTGTGTGCGAGTTTGTCAGGAAGGAGGGATTCGTCAACTACGTCACCTTGGACGTCAGCCAAAAATACCTGCACCGCTGGGAAGAGAAGGAAG GAGAAGATGACCCTCCCGTCGCCCGTGTAAGTCGCGATGTGAAAACTCAGCCCAACCAGGAGGTGACCCTGAGCGGATTGGAAAGCTGGGATAAAGAGGGGATCACAAACTATGAATGGTCCCTGATCTCCGGGGATCCTGAGGTGATCCATGAG ccaGATGCCGAGCAGCCAGCGCTCCTCAAAGTGTCTAATCTCCTGAGCGGACAGTACGTCTTCGAGCTGATAGTCACTGACACGGCCAGTCACCAGAGCTCGGCCACCGTCACCATCACAGTGCTGACCCAGGAGGAGACGCAGG AGAACTGTCATGCCCCCAAGAAGGTTGGTCGGTGCCGCGGGTCCTTCCAGCGCTGGTATTTTAACCCTGAAGTCAACGAATGTGAAGAGTTTGTATTCGGAGGCTGCAACCCCAACAGGAACAACTATGTCCGAAAAGAGGATTGTAGACAAACCTGTGTGAATTCTGCTGAACATGCAG atGGTCACGGTAAAGGGAGAAGACTGCAGCCAG TTTGTGATGGTAAATGCCTTCGCTCACAGTTCCGCTGCACTGACGGCTGCTGTATTGATGCCGCCTTAGAATGTGACGACACTCCAGATTGCATGGACAATTCCGATGAGGCTTCCTGCGAAAATT ATGATAAAGAATTTAAGAAGTTGCAGGACCTGGACGTTGCCAACAATAAAG CTCGATGTGTGGAGTTGCCGGATACCGGTCCATGCCGGGCCAGCTTCTCCCGCTGGTACTACGATCCTGTGGAGAAGACATGCATGGGCTTCACCTACGGGGGCTGTATGGGCAACagaaataattttgtccatcaAACGGACTGTGAAGAGTTCTGTAGAGGAATTACTG GCTCAGCTGAAGTGGCCATTGCGGTGTTTCTTGGCATCTGTATCCTGGTGGTCGTGGCCGTGATTGGATATTGTTatttaaagaagaagaaaaacagTCGTAAGCAACAAACGAATGTGAACAATACTATGGTGCCGGCAACGGAGGACACGGAACACCTAGTATATAACCGGACCACCAAACCTGTCTGA